From the genome of Triticum aestivum cultivar Chinese Spring chromosome 3B, IWGSC CS RefSeq v2.1, whole genome shotgun sequence, one region includes:
- the LOC123068956 gene encoding uncharacterized protein — protein sequence METTATSYPVARDPPPRPVPQTAQLGGGPAPQRGGWAGWALWAVVFLVLAASFAWGVYQSRHRPRSLAFVIVTYYLLAVLYCCLGKLSLLRRDDPAAAPERQRVRLAVWVVSVAFANVIAARVADSMPERGLQIAVWVVLAAGIGVAFYFFFIREGAREVAGQRREAELHQVSPEQRV from the coding sequence ATGGAGACGACCGCGACGTCCTACCCGGTGGCGCGGGACCCGCCGCCGCGGCCAGTGCCGCAGACGGCGCAGCTGGGCGGCGGCCCGGCGCCGCAGCGCGGCGGGTGGGCGGGCTGGGCGCTGTGGGCGGTCGTGTTCCTGGTCCTCGCCGCCAGCTTCGCGTGGGGCGTGTACCAGTCGCGGCACCGGCCGCGGAGCCTCGCCTTCGTCATCGTCACCTACTACCTCCTCGCCGTGCTCTACTGCTGCCTCGGGAAGCTGAGCCTCCTGCGCCgcgacgacccggcggcggcgccCGAGCGCCAGCGGGTCAGGCTCGCCGTGTGGGTCGTCTCCGTGGCGTTCGCCAACGTCATCGCGGCGCGCGTCGCCGACTCGATGCCCGAGCGGGGGCTCCAGATCGCCGTCTGGGTGGTCCTCGCCGCCGGCATCGGCGTCGCCTTCTACTTCTTCTTCATCCGCGAAGGCGCCCGCGAGGTCGCCGGGCAGCGGCGGGAGGCGGAGCTCCACCAGGTGTCCCCGGAGCAGAGGGTCTGA
- the LOC123068955 gene encoding uncharacterized protein, producing the protein MSTKETRLKEVNSVGMKDWANIQTDIVGLIIKKLGIPDYIRFRAVCTSWNHICKEVSNHPRVDPWLMLPTKPLDGAKFFSLPEKKTQTIHIPSVATIFGSMWTPVGSSHGWLIFFSPPQGTIQLVNPISSTSFQLPSIGRRHLSKAMLLDMSESNFTVAVIHRDQKGYQVTRKGSKSWSFVDSKHILVDVFKHRRQLYTIDVYGTVEVWAEPPRSWPDDDFPQVEPHMHNLVHYQHQKFNCLVETPSGDLIRVKRQSQNKFALWVLDRETSSFERTSDIGEFGLFVSHYSSFCFPAKDHSYLKANCVYFIDGYNNMCAFNLEHGTKELVEALESPAPSHSQQDFYGRQPRAEPFLWLIPSLK; encoded by the exons ATGTCCACGAAGGAAACAAG GCTTAAAGAAGTTAATTCTGTTGGGATGAAAGATTGGGCTAATATTCAGACTGATATAGTTGGTCTAATTATAAAGAAGCTTGGCATTCCTGACTACATCAGATTCCGTGCTGTATGCACCTCATGGAACCATATCTGCAAGGAAGTATCCAACCATCCAAGGGTGGACCCATGGCTGATGCTCCCCACAAAGCCGCTTGATGGTGCTAAATTTTTTAGCTTACCTGAAAAAAAGACTCAAACCATCCATATCCCGAGCGTTGCCACGATCTTTGGATCCATGTGGACTCCGGTTGGTTCATCCCATGGTTGGCTTATCTTCTTTAGCCCGCCGCAGGGAACCATCCAGCTGGTTAATCCCATCAGCAGCACATCGTTCCAACTCCCCTCAATCGGAAGGAGGCACCTGTCCAAGGCCATGTTGCTTGACATGAGTGAGAGCAACTTCACTGTTGCTGTCATCCATCGCGACCAGAAAGGATACCAAGTGACACGCAAAGGAAGCAAAAGCTGGTCGTTTGTCGATTCAAAACACATTTTGGTGGATGTCTTCAAGCACAGAAGGCAACTTTACACCATTGATGTATATGGTACGGTTGAGGTGTGGGCAGAGCCTCCCCGTTCATGGCCAGATGATGACTTCCCCCAGGTGGAACCGCATATGCACAACCTCGTCCACTACCAACACCAGAAGTTCAATTGCCTGGTGGAGACCCCGTCCGGCGATCTCATAAGGGTCAAGCGCCAATCGCAGAACAAGTTTGCGCTGTGGGTCCTCGACAGGGAGACCTCTTCCTTCGAGCGGACCAGCGACATTGGGGAATTCGGGCTGTTCGTCAGCCATTACAGCTCGTTCTGTTTTCCGGCCAAGGACCATTCGTACCTGAAGGCAAACTGCGTCTACTTCATCGACGGCTACAACAACATGTGCGCGTTCAACCTCGAGCACGGGACCAAGGAGCTCGTAGAAGCCCTTGAAAGTCCTGCCCCTTCCCACAGCCAGCAAGACTTCTACGGGCGCCAGCCACGAGCAGAACCATTCCTATGGTTAATACCTTCTCTGAAGTGA